From Halotia branconii CENA392, the proteins below share one genomic window:
- a CDS encoding toxin HicA, with product MAKIEKLLVQIKNNPKDVNFTDLVKICNHYFGEPRQEGTSHCVYKTPWAGDPRVNIQQKNGKAKVYQVKQVLEAINKIEEIENEKL from the coding sequence ATGGCAAAAATAGAAAAACTTCTTGTTCAAATTAAAAACAATCCCAAGGATGTAAATTTTACCGATTTGGTAAAGATTTGTAATCACTACTTTGGGGAACCCAGGCAAGAAGGAACAAGCCATTGTGTTTACAAAACGCCTTGGGCTGGAGATCCACGCGTCAATATTCAACAAAAGAATGGAAAAGCCAAGGTTTATCAAGTCAAGCAGGTTTTGGAGGCAATCAATAAAATTGAGGAAATAGAAAATGAAAAACTATGA
- a CDS encoding alpha/beta fold hydrolase: MFQPQGFEQKSIITSLGKMTYYTATSSPWQDNAIAESDRETLVFLHGFGGGSSAYEWSKVYPAFATEYRILAPDLIGWGRSEHPARNYKLEDYLTTIREFFEQTCTSPVTTIASSLTAALTIRVAIAHPDLFKSLILTTPAGLSDFGEDYSRSFFAQLVNLPIIDRLLYSAGIATSNGIRSFLEQRQFAQPNRIYEEIVEAYLQSAQQPNAEYAAISFVRGDLCFDLSLYIQQLTTPTAIIWGQKSQFTSPEIGRRLADKNPQAVRVFQQLEDVGLTPQLELPAVTIGLIRQFLPLLD, encoded by the coding sequence ATGTTTCAGCCACAGGGATTTGAGCAAAAATCTATCATTACCTCACTAGGTAAAATGACTTACTATACTGCCACTAGTTCACCTTGGCAGGACAATGCGATCGCCGAATCCGATCGGGAGACTTTAGTCTTTCTGCATGGCTTTGGGGGCGGATCTTCTGCTTATGAATGGTCAAAAGTTTATCCTGCTTTTGCTACTGAGTACCGTATTTTAGCTCCAGATTTAATCGGTTGGGGTAGATCAGAGCATCCAGCTCGCAATTACAAGCTAGAAGATTATTTAACAACGATTCGGGAATTTTTTGAGCAGACCTGTACAAGCCCAGTCACAACGATCGCTTCTTCTTTAACTGCGGCGTTGACAATTCGAGTGGCGATCGCTCATCCCGATCTATTTAAGTCTTTAATCTTGACTACACCTGCGGGACTTTCTGACTTTGGTGAAGACTACTCCCGCAGCTTTTTTGCTCAGTTAGTTAATCTTCCGATTATTGATCGCTTGTTGTACAGTGCCGGAATTGCCACCAGTAACGGCATTCGCAGCTTCTTAGAGCAACGGCAATTTGCCCAGCCTAATCGAATCTACGAAGAAATTGTCGAAGCTTATCTCCAATCTGCTCAACAACCTAATGCCGAGTATGCAGCGATATCTTTTGTACGAGGTGACTTGTGTTTTGATTTGTCTCTTTACATTCAACAGTTGACAACTCCCACAGCCATTATTTGGGGACAGAAGTCACAATTTACTAGCCCAGAAATTGGTCGTCGCCTCGCCGACAAGAATCCCCAAGCAGTCCGGGTGTTTCAACAACTCGAAGATGTCGGCTTAACACCACAATTGGAACTACCAGCAGTGACAATTGGATTAATTCGGCAGTTTTTGCCTTTGCTGGATTAA
- a CDS encoding type II toxin-antitoxin system HicB family antitoxin, with product MKNYDHYTYKITWSSEDQEYVGLCAEFPSLSYLHENRVAALEGIENLIKDVVTDMEANGERIPEPIAEKNYSGKFQVRIPPELHRRLAIEAAEENVSLNRYVSLKLACH from the coding sequence ATGAAAAACTATGACCACTACACATATAAAATCACTTGGTCAAGCGAAGACCAAGAATACGTAGGTTTATGTGCTGAATTTCCTAGCTTATCTTATCTCCATGAGAATCGTGTTGCTGCACTTGAGGGTATTGAAAACCTAATCAAGGATGTTGTGACAGACATGGAAGCTAATGGTGAAAGGATTCCAGAACCTATTGCAGAAAAAAACTATAGCGGTAAATTTCAAGTTCGCATTCCTCCAGAACTTCACCGTAGGCTAGCTATAGAAGCAGCAGAGGAGAATGTGAGCTTAAATCGCTATGTAAGTCTAAAGCTTGCTTGTCACTAA
- the ftsE gene encoding cell division ATP-binding protein FtsE: MTTAIKTPTKTDKFIHPEDSKNQQPSSNISAIVQLRSVTKTYTNGYDALLDVNLEVKQKEFLFITGPSGSGKSTLLKLLYGQELPTQGEVIVDDYNVAALRGDRLSLLRRRIGIVFQDYKLIPQRTVAENVMFVLQAQGYTRKEIHRRLEPTLKLVGLLSKADCFPDQLSGGEQQRVSIARAIVGTPPLLLADEPTGNLDPDNSWQVMQILQKLNAFGATVIVTTHDEQLVRRCNHPVVQVRDGQLYRK, translated from the coding sequence ATGACAACAGCTATTAAAACTCCAACCAAGACTGATAAATTTATTCATCCAGAAGACAGTAAAAACCAACAGCCCAGTAGTAATATATCTGCAATAGTGCAACTGCGCTCTGTGACAAAAACTTATACCAATGGTTATGACGCTCTGTTAGATGTGAACTTAGAGGTTAAACAGAAAGAATTTTTGTTTATCACTGGGCCTAGTGGTTCTGGGAAATCCACACTTTTAAAACTTTTGTATGGTCAGGAGTTACCAACACAAGGAGAGGTGATTGTTGATGATTATAATGTAGCGGCTTTGCGGGGCGATCGCTTGTCATTATTACGGCGACGTATCGGCATTGTCTTTCAAGACTACAAACTAATTCCCCAGCGGACTGTGGCGGAAAATGTGATGTTTGTACTGCAAGCTCAAGGCTATACTCGCAAAGAAATTCATAGGCGCTTAGAACCAACTTTAAAACTAGTGGGTTTGCTTTCTAAAGCCGATTGTTTTCCCGATCAGCTTTCTGGAGGAGAACAGCAGCGGGTAAGTATTGCACGGGCGATTGTCGGAACACCACCGCTACTATTGGCAGATGAACCAACAGGAAACCTTGATCCCGATAATTCCTGGCAAGTGATGCAGATCCTCCAAAAATTAAATGCCTTTGGCGCAACAGTGATTGTTACCACCCATGATGAACAACTGGTACGTCGGTGTAATCATCCAGTAGTGCAAGTTCGTGATGGACAACTGTATAGAAAATAA
- a CDS encoding nuclear transport factor 2 family protein — MNTAESLSTSDKSVANTAKTEIQIEGITEASILRYFETLNAGEFEETAALFADDGVMHPPFESDIVGSDAIATYLHKEAQNIQVHPREGIIENLENDQIKIQVTGKAQTSWCGVNVSWLFILNQQRQIIYTQVKLLASPQELLSLRPEN; from the coding sequence ATGAATACTGCTGAATCTTTGTCTACAAGTGACAAAAGTGTTGCGAATACAGCAAAAACAGAAATTCAAATTGAAGGAATTACAGAAGCCAGCATTTTGAGGTATTTTGAAACTTTGAATGCAGGAGAATTTGAAGAAACTGCTGCTCTATTTGCTGATGATGGAGTAATGCATCCGCCTTTTGAATCTGATATTGTAGGGTCAGATGCGATCGCTACTTATTTACATAAGGAAGCCCAAAATATTCAAGTTCATCCCCGCGAGGGAATAATCGAGAACTTAGAAAATGACCAAATAAAAATTCAGGTTACAGGTAAAGCTCAAACTTCTTGGTGTGGTGTCAACGTTTCGTGGTTATTTATCCTTAATCAACAAAGACAAATTATCTACACTCAAGTCAAACTCTTAGCTTCTCCCCAAGAGTTACTTTCCTTGCGTCCAGAAAATTAA
- the blaOXA gene encoding class D beta-lactamase, producing the protein MTRIVRLAIIVLVVLSCTVLILFETIQSASTQSKSAIELPVSTDIAENIDFGRHFRELGVEGAILIDDLNRDRIVQYNPQRNATAFLPASTFKIFNSLIALETRVISDEIAVLTWDGIPRKIPEWNRDLNMRQAFKLSAFWFYQVLARRVGHEQMQKWVTQAKYGNQKIGSKDDIDKFWLEGELRITPQEQIQFLRRLYNNDLPFSKRSLSIVKDIMVMEQTPDYTIRGKTGWVGFADNVTPKIGWYVGYLEKGKNVYFFATNIDIHNQKDPSARMELTRRCFKDLAVL; encoded by the coding sequence ATGACCCGAATAGTTCGCTTGGCAATTATTGTTCTGGTTGTATTGAGTTGCACCGTTTTGATTTTATTTGAGACGATACAATCAGCATCAACTCAATCAAAGTCAGCAATTGAGCTTCCAGTGAGTACAGATATTGCTGAAAACATAGATTTTGGACGGCACTTTCGAGAACTAGGAGTTGAAGGTGCGATTTTGATTGATGACTTGAACCGCGATCGCATTGTGCAGTACAATCCACAACGGAACGCCACAGCTTTCTTACCTGCATCGACATTTAAAATTTTCAATTCCCTAATTGCATTAGAAACTAGGGTAATTTCAGATGAAATAGCGGTTTTAACGTGGGATGGCATTCCCAGAAAGATTCCTGAATGGAATCGAGATTTGAATATGAGACAGGCATTCAAGCTTTCTGCCTTTTGGTTTTACCAAGTTCTAGCTCGTCGAGTGGGACATGAGCAGATGCAAAAATGGGTGACTCAAGCCAAATACGGCAACCAAAAAATTGGCAGTAAAGATGATATTGATAAATTTTGGTTAGAGGGAGAACTGCGAATTACACCTCAAGAGCAAATTCAATTTTTGCGTCGTCTCTACAATAATGACTTACCTTTCTCTAAGCGATCGCTCTCTATTGTCAAAGATATTATGGTAATGGAGCAGACACCAGATTACACAATTAGAGGTAAAACAGGCTGGGTTGGATTTGCGGACAATGTAACACCGAAAATTGGATGGTATGTTGGTTATTTAGAGAAGGGCAAGAATGTTTACTTTTTTGCGACTAACATCGACATTCATAATCAAAAAGATCCATCTGCGCGAATGGAGTTAACACGTCGTTGTTTCAAAGATCTGGCGGTGTTGTAA
- a CDS encoding armadillo-type fold-containing protein — protein MVKASAFWQQLINQYPNWLLLGFKTGGSPKQRVFKPFSGSRGILGFLTIVVAMLLWNWKLLLALVVGVGVMLLVYSMQKWDWQLRWSEMQRFLTSPNRRLALAVGSGGIATISTYMAAAIWVDSNSPWIAAGAIVQGLGTLLTLILLVWQIINFYGNREEDNFERLLLNLTVQDSLKRLIAIRQLTKLITHRKTDIAVQQDVIQCLQLLLTQEKEPIIREAAFKSLQTLDSSQMLTSSAASPLCYTKLKIKPQEFQVNIPKSHH, from the coding sequence GTGGTAAAGGCTTCGGCTTTTTGGCAGCAATTAATTAACCAGTACCCCAACTGGCTGCTTTTAGGCTTTAAAACAGGAGGAAGTCCAAAACAACGAGTCTTCAAGCCTTTCTCTGGATCAAGAGGCATTCTTGGCTTTTTGACGATTGTTGTTGCAATGTTGTTGTGGAACTGGAAACTCTTATTAGCACTTGTGGTAGGCGTTGGGGTAATGTTACTAGTTTACTCAATGCAAAAATGGGATTGGCAGCTGCGCTGGTCAGAGATGCAGAGGTTTTTAACTAGTCCAAATCGTCGGTTAGCTTTAGCTGTTGGTAGTGGGGGTATTGCCACCATCAGCACTTATATGGCAGCTGCCATCTGGGTTGACTCCAACAGCCCTTGGATTGCTGCTGGTGCAATTGTGCAAGGTTTAGGAACGCTGTTAACTTTAATTTTGTTGGTGTGGCAAATCATCAACTTTTATGGAAATCGAGAGGAAGACAATTTTGAGCGTTTATTACTGAATTTAACAGTACAAGATTCTTTAAAGCGTTTGATTGCCATTCGTCAACTAACTAAACTAATCACCCATAGAAAAACTGACATTGCGGTACAGCAAGACGTTATCCAATGCTTACAACTTTTACTTACCCAAGAAAAAGAGCCAATCATTAGAGAGGCAGCTTTTAAGAGTTTACAAACTTTGGATAGCTCACAGATGTTAACGTCTAGTGCTGCTAGTCCACTTTGCTACACTAAGTTAAAAATTAAGCCTCAAGAGTTTCAAGTCAATATTCCCAAGTCTCACCATTGA
- a CDS encoding orange carotenoid protein N-terminal domain-containing protein, which translates to MTASSKKTVSQAQSNETQKAVQAFNALDTDAKLAWLYFVYEKMGDSITPAAPTAADPELAPLLLGDYLQLSDDQQLEIMRDIVNCKDTEYSRAYGALKENNQLLVWYAWAVAMGDTVVDMPSNYNSTGASNELLSQVEGLDFEGQISVLRAIAGEMGYSDVKPIETQAQTGKTPSL; encoded by the coding sequence ATGACTGCCAGTTCTAAAAAAACAGTTTCTCAAGCCCAAAGTAACGAAACTCAAAAGGCGGTACAAGCATTTAATGCTTTAGATACCGATGCTAAACTAGCTTGGCTATACTTTGTTTATGAAAAAATGGGTGATTCGATCACTCCAGCAGCCCCTACTGCTGCTGATCCCGAATTAGCACCGCTGCTGTTAGGAGATTATTTACAATTGTCCGATGATCAACAACTAGAGATTATGCGCGACATAGTTAACTGCAAAGACACAGAATATTCTCGTGCCTATGGGGCTTTAAAAGAAAACAATCAACTGTTAGTTTGGTATGCCTGGGCAGTAGCTATGGGAGATACAGTAGTTGATATGCCAAGCAATTACAACTCTACTGGTGCAAGTAATGAGCTACTTTCCCAAGTAGAAGGATTAGATTTTGAAGGGCAAATTTCAGTGTTGCGGGCGATCGCTGGTGAAATGGGTTATAGTGATGTCAAGCCAATTGAAACGCAAGCACAAACTGGCAAAACCCCAAGTCTTTAA
- a CDS encoding response regulator transcription factor: MSKIRIALIEDHDLTRVGIRTALLQREEIEVVGEAANATEGLRMLKKVQPDIAIIDIGLPDKDGIELTKELKSTSDGEDSPTKVLILTLRDHKEAVLAAFAAGADSYCMKDIKFDNLLEAVRVTYNGNAWIDPAIARIVLQQAQQNPRSAEGVLADQTNQTQNPDFGENQEFIDSYTLTERELEVLQLIVEGCSNAVIAERLYITVGTVKTHVRNILNKLCADDRTQAAVRALRSGLVG; the protein is encoded by the coding sequence ATGAGTAAAATTCGCATTGCTCTGATTGAAGATCATGACCTGACCCGTGTGGGTATTCGGACAGCACTACTACAAAGGGAAGAAATTGAAGTTGTAGGAGAAGCTGCAAATGCGACCGAAGGTCTGAGAATGTTAAAAAAGGTACAACCTGATATTGCAATCATTGATATTGGTTTACCAGATAAAGATGGCATAGAACTGACGAAAGAATTAAAATCTACTTCTGATGGAGAAGATTCGCCAACAAAAGTGTTGATTTTAACACTGCGAGATCACAAAGAAGCAGTGTTAGCAGCTTTTGCGGCTGGTGCAGACTCTTACTGTATGAAAGATATTAAGTTTGATAATTTGCTGGAAGCAGTGCGAGTAACTTACAATGGCAACGCTTGGATTGATCCAGCGATCGCCCGCATTGTACTACAACAAGCTCAACAAAATCCCCGATCAGCAGAAGGAGTACTTGCAGATCAGACAAATCAGACTCAAAACCCAGATTTTGGGGAAAATCAGGAGTTTATTGACTCTTATACCCTGACAGAAAGAGAATTGGAAGTGTTACAGTTGATTGTCGAAGGTTGTAGTAATGCAGTTATTGCAGAACGCCTTTACATTACAGTCGGAACTGTAAAAACTCACGTCCGCAATATTTTAAATAAGTTATGCGCTGATGATCGTACCCAAGCAGCAGTCCGCGCTTTGCGTTCTGGATTGGTGGGATAA
- a CDS encoding ATP-binding protein has protein sequence MKSELNVPSDLSYLNIVEHWLLGCLKIQLGESVDWSRQSSRLRLALVEAYSNVVRHAHKEQPNLPVLLRLELKDRDIALEIWDYGEGFDMSTYFAPNPVDKQEGGYGWLIMNRLMDKVEYQLQVNGANCLKLEATLPELQQAGL, from the coding sequence ATGAAAAGTGAGCTAAATGTACCAAGTGATTTGAGTTATTTAAATATCGTCGAACACTGGTTGTTGGGATGTTTAAAAATCCAGCTAGGAGAATCAGTCGATTGGTCACGGCAATCAAGTCGTTTGCGACTAGCTTTGGTGGAAGCATACTCTAATGTAGTACGTCATGCCCACAAAGAACAGCCAAACTTACCAGTTTTACTGCGTTTGGAACTGAAAGATAGAGATATTGCTTTAGAGATTTGGGACTACGGCGAAGGCTTTGATATGTCCACTTACTTTGCGCCAAACCCTGTAGATAAACAAGAAGGCGGTTATGGATGGCTGATTATGAATCGTTTGATGGATAAAGTAGAATATCAGTTGCAAGTTAACGGAGCTAACTGTTTGAAGTTAGAAGCCACTTTACCAGAACTCCAGCAGGCTGGGTTGTAG
- the queG gene encoding tRNA epoxyqueuosine(34) reductase QueG — translation MSKSQCSITNSSVVKKKAQELGFHKVGITSVQNINTDTQRLQAWIKLGYNADMEWMNNPKRQDISLIMPEARSLVCVALNYYTPHQRPEGEEYAKISRYAWGRDYHKVMHKKLKALSTWLESLDAGIQARFYADTGPVQDKVWAQRAGIGWIAKNGNIITREYGSWVFLGEVLTNLELESDRPHTQHCGSCTRCLEACPTNAITQPFVVDANRCIAYHTIENRAENLPKNITSHLQGWVAGCDICQDVCPWNQRFANTTDVEDFQPYPGNLAPELIELAQISHKEWNKRFPASALRRIKPEMLRRNARASLDASRRENDPESNYF, via the coding sequence ATGAGCAAATCTCAATGTTCCATAACAAATAGCAGTGTAGTTAAAAAAAAAGCCCAAGAGTTGGGATTCCACAAAGTAGGAATTACTTCCGTACAAAACATCAATACAGACACACAAAGGTTGCAAGCATGGATAAAGCTGGGTTATAACGCTGATATGGAATGGATGAATAATCCCAAGCGTCAAGATATAAGCTTAATTATGCCAGAGGCGCGATCGCTAGTGTGTGTTGCCCTGAATTACTACACACCACATCAACGTCCTGAAGGCGAAGAATATGCCAAAATCTCTCGTTATGCTTGGGGTAGAGATTATCACAAAGTAATGCACAAAAAACTCAAGGCGTTGAGTACTTGGCTAGAATCATTAGATGCAGGTATCCAAGCTAGATTTTATGCAGACACAGGCCCAGTCCAAGATAAAGTCTGGGCACAACGAGCTGGCATTGGTTGGATTGCTAAAAATGGTAATATAATTACACGCGAGTACGGCTCTTGGGTATTTTTGGGAGAGGTATTGACAAATCTAGAATTAGAGAGCGATCGCCCACATACACAACACTGCGGTAGCTGTACTCGTTGTCTGGAAGCTTGTCCTACAAATGCGATTACCCAGCCGTTTGTAGTAGACGCTAATCGCTGCATCGCCTATCATACAATTGAAAACCGAGCAGAAAATTTGCCAAAAAACATTACATCTCATTTGCAAGGCTGGGTTGCTGGTTGCGATATTTGCCAAGATGTTTGTCCTTGGAATCAGCGCTTTGCTAACACAACTGATGTGGAAGATTTTCAACCTTATCCTGGGAATCTTGCGCCTGAACTGATAGAATTAGCCCAAATCTCACATAAGGAGTGGAATAAACGATTTCCGGCATCAGCGTTGCGGCGAATTAAGCCAGAAATGTTACGAAGAAATGCCCGTGCTAGTCTTGATGCATCCAGGCGAGAGAATGACCCAGAAAGTAATTATTTTTGA
- a CDS encoding WecB/TagA/CpsF family glycosyltransferase: MSKPLNAFSVLGIPVHVMSNYPGWLLECLQHSTGAHVVTLNAEMTMQAERNTCLAQAIQDAELVIPDGAGVVLYLRWLFWQKVQRCPGIELAETLLQEIGQQQPDTKVFFYGGAPGVAAKAAEFWQQHIPTLSMAGTHSGYHSPEEEEQLKQILAQLQPQVIFVGLGVPRQELWIAQNRHLCPQAIWIGVGGSFDIWSGTKNRAPAWLGKNNLEWLYRLYQEPWRWRRMLALPEFAWKAFVYRLTVRSAIG; encoded by the coding sequence ATGTCTAAACCGCTGAACGCTTTTTCGGTACTGGGAATACCAGTTCATGTCATGAGTAACTATCCAGGCTGGTTGCTAGAATGCCTGCAACACAGCACGGGCGCTCATGTAGTAACACTCAATGCAGAAATGACGATGCAAGCAGAACGAAATACTTGCCTAGCTCAAGCAATTCAAGATGCTGAGTTAGTGATTCCAGATGGCGCAGGAGTAGTTCTGTATTTGCGGTGGCTTTTCTGGCAAAAAGTTCAACGTTGTCCGGGAATTGAATTAGCAGAAACACTGTTGCAAGAAATTGGTCAACAGCAGCCAGATACCAAGGTATTTTTTTATGGCGGAGCGCCTGGAGTAGCTGCAAAGGCCGCAGAATTTTGGCAACAGCACATTCCTACTTTGAGTATGGCAGGTACTCACTCCGGTTATCATTCCCCAGAAGAAGAAGAGCAATTAAAACAAATTCTCGCTCAATTGCAGCCGCAAGTAATTTTTGTCGGTTTGGGAGTGCCACGTCAAGAATTATGGATTGCCCAAAACCGTCATTTATGTCCTCAAGCAATTTGGATTGGTGTTGGTGGTAGTTTTGATATTTGGTCAGGGACAAAAAATCGCGCTCCCGCTTGGTTAGGAAAAAATAATTTGGAATGGTTGTATCGGCTTTATCAAGAACCTTGGCGTTGGCGACGGATGTTAGCTTTACCGGAGTTTGCTTGGAAAGCTTTTGTTTATCGTTTGACTGTCAGGAGTGCAATTGGCTAG
- a CDS encoding SpoIIE family protein phosphatase has product MTETQVEKLKLMVIDDEPDNLDLLYRTFRRDFQVYKANHALSALEILDKEGEMAVIISDQRMPEMNGTEFLSHTVERFPDTIRILLTGFTDVEDLVDAINSGQVFKYITKPWNPERLKVIVDQATDTYRLVKKRTQELRRSLRRESLFNAVTTAIRESVDYNSMLQKIAVTVGQAFEATCCLLRPIEGDRLTGDRFSYQDPKSSLACIDFDPSFLIEKVLETRHYQLIENTYNNQPCSQLIVPISYQQHLLAVLAIYQWGRNASWQNEDIQLITGVAEQAALALSQVKLYQSLQEKQEQIRAELEVARQIQNNLLRQTLPEIKGAKLQACCYPAREVGGDFFEVFVHPKGDLWLAVGDVSGKGVPAALFMASAISVLRRELSQETPAEPNVVMHNLNNALCNDLIGNNCFITVVLACYTPTSKELVYANAGHIYPMLWSHQSTVVEKPNYLKVRGIPLGILPQWQAQSGKLVLASGDTLLLASDGITEATVSNKLFKAEKAEGSRSMLNQEGLWQLLQEELKPLSLNNLLARIQEDNHIQEDDQTILSLEVL; this is encoded by the coding sequence ATGACTGAGACACAGGTAGAAAAACTTAAGCTCATGGTAATAGATGATGAGCCAGACAATTTAGATTTACTCTATCGCACTTTTAGACGAGACTTTCAAGTCTATAAAGCCAACCATGCTCTGAGTGCGCTAGAAATCTTAGACAAAGAAGGCGAGATGGCTGTGATTATCTCCGACCAAAGAATGCCAGAAATGAATGGCACAGAATTTCTCAGTCACACAGTAGAACGCTTTCCCGATACAATTCGGATTTTACTTACAGGTTTTACTGATGTTGAAGATTTGGTAGATGCAATTAACTCTGGTCAAGTCTTTAAGTACATCACCAAACCTTGGAATCCCGAACGACTAAAGGTAATAGTCGACCAAGCCACTGATACATATCGCCTCGTCAAAAAACGTACTCAAGAACTGCGTCGGTCTTTGCGGCGAGAATCTTTATTTAATGCTGTAACCACAGCAATTCGGGAGTCTGTAGATTACAATAGTATGCTACAAAAGATTGCCGTCACAGTGGGACAAGCATTTGAGGCTACTTGTTGTTTACTTAGACCAATAGAGGGCGATCGCCTCACAGGAGATCGATTTTCTTATCAAGACCCTAAATCTAGTTTAGCTTGTATTGACTTCGATCCTAGTTTTTTAATTGAAAAAGTTCTGGAAACCCGCCATTATCAGCTGATTGAAAATACATACAATAATCAGCCATGTAGTCAACTGATTGTACCCATTTCTTATCAGCAACATTTGTTAGCTGTGCTTGCCATTTACCAGTGGGGACGTAATGCTTCTTGGCAAAATGAAGATATCCAATTGATTACAGGTGTTGCTGAACAAGCAGCTTTAGCTCTTTCTCAAGTCAAACTCTATCAAAGCCTCCAGGAGAAACAAGAACAAATTAGAGCAGAATTAGAAGTTGCTCGCCAAATTCAAAATAATCTATTACGCCAAACCTTACCTGAGATCAAAGGTGCAAAGTTACAAGCTTGTTGCTACCCAGCTCGTGAAGTCGGCGGTGACTTTTTTGAAGTATTTGTCCATCCTAAAGGCGACTTGTGGTTAGCAGTAGGTGATGTTTCTGGTAAAGGTGTTCCCGCTGCTTTATTTATGGCTAGTGCGATTTCAGTGTTACGCCGGGAATTATCTCAAGAAACACCAGCCGAGCCGAATGTGGTTATGCATAACCTCAACAACGCTCTGTGCAACGACTTAATTGGCAATAATTGCTTCATTACCGTAGTTTTAGCTTGTTATACCCCTACTAGTAAAGAGCTAGTCTACGCTAATGCCGGCCATATTTATCCTATGCTTTGGTCACATCAAAGCACTGTAGTAGAAAAACCAAATTATCTCAAAGTACGTGGTATCCCCTTAGGTATTTTACCTCAATGGCAAGCACAATCGGGTAAGTTAGTTCTGGCTTCTGGAGACACTTTATTACTAGCTAGTGATGGGATTACAGAAGCAACAGTATCAAATAAATTATTTAAAGCTGAAAAGGCCGAGGGTAGTCGTTCTATGCTGAACCAAGAGGGTCTTTGGCAACTTTTACAAGAGGAGCTAAAACCCCTTTCCCTTAATAATTTACTAGCTCGCATCCAAGAAGATAACCATATTCAAGAAGACGACCAAACTATACTTTCACTAGAGGTTTTATAA
- a CDS encoding HAD-IA family hydrolase codes for MTQKVIIFDFDGTIADTVDALVSIANRLAIEFGYVQITPQELALLRNLTSREIIKYSGISLFKIPFLLKKVKGELKNKIQEFKPIPGIQEALIDLQNHGYKLGIITSNSKENVTAFLKNNELENLFDFIYSGVTIFGKTTIINNVLRQKQLKPQAVIYVGDETRDIEASRKANVKVIAVTWGFNSHKVLAQQNPDFLIHQPNELLEVIKST; via the coding sequence ATGACCCAGAAAGTAATTATTTTTGATTTTGATGGCACGATTGCAGATACAGTAGATGCTCTCGTAAGTATTGCCAATCGATTAGCAATAGAGTTTGGTTATGTACAAATTACCCCACAGGAACTAGCTCTTCTCAGAAATTTAACTTCTAGAGAGATTATTAAATATTCGGGTATTTCTCTATTTAAGATACCTTTTCTGCTGAAAAAAGTTAAAGGAGAATTAAAAAACAAAATCCAGGAATTTAAACCTATTCCTGGAATCCAAGAAGCCTTAATTGATCTCCAAAATCATGGTTATAAACTAGGTATTATTACCTCTAATTCTAAAGAAAACGTTACAGCTTTTCTCAAAAACAATGAATTGGAAAATCTCTTTGATTTTATTTACTCAGGAGTCACAATTTTTGGCAAAACAACAATTATTAATAATGTGTTAAGGCAAAAGCAACTCAAACCTCAAGCAGTCATTTATGTAGGAGATGAAACTAGAGATATAGAAGCATCTAGAAAAGCTAATGTTAAGGTTATTGCTGTAACTTGGGGATTCAATTCTCACAAAGTCCTAGCTCAGCAAAATCCAGACTTTTTAATTCATCAACCAAATGAGTTACTAGAAGTTATTAAAAGTACTTGA